A region of Dictyostelium discoideum AX4 chromosome 1 chromosome, whole genome shotgun sequence DNA encodes the following proteins:
- the arcD gene encoding actin related protein 2/3 complex, 20 kDa subunit, which produces MSTAQVPYLNCIRNTLTASMCLQNFGSQIVERHNKPEVEVKTSKELVLNPVIIARNKNERVLIETSINSIRISVSIKKSDEVDVILAKKFVRFLQQRAENFIILRRKPVEGYDISFLVTNFHTENMFKHKLVDFIIQFMEDIDREISDLKLTLNARGRIVASEYLKNFA; this is translated from the exons atg tCCACAGCTCAAGTTCCATATTTAAATTGTATTAGAAACACATTGACCGCTTCAATGTGTCTCCAAAATTTTGGTTCACAAATTGTCGAAAGACACAACAAACCAGAAGTTGAAGTCAA AACAAGCAAAGAATTAGTTTTAAATCCAGTTATCATTGCACGTAACAAAAATGAAAGAGTTTTAATCGAAACTTCAATTAACTCAATTCGTATCAGTGTTTCAATCAAGAAATCTGATGAAGTTGATGTTATCTTAGCAAAGAAATTCGTTCGTTTCTTACAACAAAGAGCTGAAAACTTTATCATCTTAAGAAGAAAACCAGTTGAA GGTTATGATATTAGTTTTTTGGTTACCAATTTCCATACTGAAAATATGTTTAAACACAAACTTGTTGATTTCATCATCCAATTTATGGAAGATATCGATAGAGAAATCAGTGATTTGAAATTAACACTCAATGCTAGAGGTCGTATTGTTGCTTCTGAATACTTAAAGAACTTTGCTTAA
- a CDS encoding RNA-binding region RNP-1 domain-containing protein: MNPYGHHPFQPQPPGMMMKPPYGGFPPGGPPPFGPFPPGLVQPPYGGQFPPHHGPFPPQNVMPPNFNGGMVGGIPPHLQHHNNGYPIHPTPPMGRGIPMHPHNQQQQPPQPPQPTQPPQPHYPMVPGSFINQKPNIFNNNNNININNNKNNNNSPLHHQNENINSPPTPLNQNKINNIASTTTNITPSTFIPATSTPTSTPTTITTTNTTNNTNNFNNNNNNNNNNNNNNNNNNNNNNNNNNNTSTTAYIGKIPQFVEDSFIRSLLNQCGKVSKWNRASDTNGKLKQFGLCEFEHAEGAVTALRVLNDLEVDRDGGKLVVKVDKGQKFFSDYLDKKGGLTDQSSDSPQDIILRESIKAMVEKNFINIYEKKKMESNEINDFYNKDRRDLTKEEKIKIIEKEKEKEKQRHKERELKNKERDLKDFKEREKNWERRERTKEIDREKEKEKEKEKEQREIKARQLEMDEYSDSDEKMRKRIRSREAIKYRQKEREDDEKDRQRELAELAELELKRQKEEELNRIQLSSNINNNKKLKLVGKGFNSIDEDDENQSENELQNSLQMSKKKQTFIPLDYNEIDQVLNPQQYQQLQKQQQSTETTTTTTTTPNNNNSNGGIDLSRISNDREQIFKFKIDWNYVDKNPTIVNESMKAWITTKVIEFFGAKEDELIDFILNLLKTHLEPTDIILKLRDVFENNADDFVLQLWRILLYYISNTIANNTTIISSQ; this comes from the coding sequence atgaatccTTATGGTCATCATCCATttcaaccacaaccaccaggTATGATGATGAAACCACCATATGGTGGATTTCCACCTGGTGGTCCACCACCATTTGGTCCCTTCCCACCTGGATTAGTACAACCACCATATGGTGGTCAATTTCCACCACACCATGGCCCCTTCCCACCACAAAATGTAATGCCCCCAAATTTTAATGGTGGTATGGTTGGTGGAATACCACCACATCTTCAACATCATAACAATGGATATCCAATTCATCCAACACCACCAATGGGAAGAGGTATTCCAATGCATCCTcacaatcaacaacaacaaccaccacaaccaccacaacctacacaaccaccacaaccacattACCCAATGGTACCAGGTTCATTCATAAATCAAAAAcctaatatttttaataacaataataatattaatattaataataataaaaataataataatagtccaTTACATCaccaaaatgaaaatattaattcaccaccaacaccattgaatcaaaataaaattaataatatagcATCTACCACCACTAACATTACCCCATCAACTTTTATACCAGCTACATCTACACCCACATCTACACCTACCACTATTACTACAACCAACACAACAaacaatacaaataattttaataacaataataataataataataataataataataataacaataataataataataataataataataataataataacactaGTACAACAGCATATATAGGTAAAATACCACAATTTGTAGAAGATTCATTTATTAgatcattattaaatcaatgtgGTAAAGTTAGTAAATGGAATAGAGCATCAGATACCAATGGAAAATTGAAACAATTTGGACTTTGTGAATTTGAGCATGCAGAGGGTGCAGTTACAGCATTGAGAGTTCTTAATGATTTAGAGGTTGATAGGGATGGTGGTAAATTAGTTGTAAAAGTTGATAAAGGGCAAAAGTTTTTCAGTGATTATTTAGATAAGAAGGGTGGATTAACCGATCAATCATCAGACTCACCTCAAGATATCATTTTAAGGGAATCGATAAAGGCTATGGttgaaaagaattttatcaatatttatgagaaaaagaaaatggaatcaaatgaaatcaatGATTTCTATAATAAGGATAGAAGAGACTTAACAAAGGaagagaaaattaaaatcattgaaaaagaaaaggaaaaagaGAAACAAAGACACAAAGAGAGAGAGCTAAAGAATAAAGAAAgagatttaaaagatttcaaAGAGAGAGAGAAAAATTGGGAGAGAAGAGAGAGAACCAAAGAAATTGATagagagaaagagaaagagaaagaaaagGAGAAGGAACAAAGAGAGATTAAAGCTAGACAATTGGAAATGGACGAATATTCAGATTCAGATGAGAAAATGAGAAAACGTATCAGATCAAGAGAAGCAATCAAATATAGACAAAAGGAGagagaagatgatgaaaaagaTAGACAGAGAGAATTGGCCGAATTGGCTGAACTCGAACTAAAGAgacaaaaagaagaagaattaaataGGATCCAATTGAGTagtaatatcaataataacaaaaaattgaaattagtaGGCAAAGGTTTTAACTCTATAGATGAGGATGATGAAAATCAATCTGAAAATGAATTACAAAATAGTTTACAAATgtcaaaaaagaaacaaactTTCATTCCATTGGattataatgaaattgatcaagttttaaatccacaacaatatcaacaacttcaaaaacaacaacaatctacagaaactacaacaacaacaacaacaacaccaaataataataattcaaatggtgGTATTGATTTATCGAGAATATCAAATGATAGAgaacaaatatttaaatttaaaattgattggaATTATGTTGATAAGAATCCAACAATTGTCAATGAAAGTATGAAAGCTTGGATCACCACAAAAGTTATTGAGTTCTTTGGTGCAAAGGAAGATGAATTGATCGATTTCATCTTAAACCTCTTAAAAACTCATTTAGAACCAACcgatattattttaaaacttagAGATGTGTTTGAAAATAATGCTGATGATTTTGTATTACAATTATGGCGTATACTCTTATACTATATTTCAAATACTATTGCAAATAATACTACAATCATCTCAtctcaataa
- the xrn2 gene encoding 5'-3' exoribonuclease: MGIPAFFRWLIDKYGGLIQETTEPREADGGRSVVDFTTPNPNGEYDNLYLDMNGIIHPCAHPEKGPKPKSIEDMIQSIYEYLDLLFAIIRPRKLIYMAVDGVAPRAKMNQQRTRRFRAALDSRLDKDKEAALWRERIYDGLATQQEYEQYMEEKKNKFKFDSNCITPGTLFMDRVAESLRTYVAEKLTTDPAWKDVKIIISDASVPGEGEHKIMDYVRHQRAQPDYDPNLKHIIYGLDADLIMLGLATHEVNFDILREFIQPIARGVCHKCHKKGHLAIECKEEVDDSVKDFLVKNYQILHLHLLKEYLELETKVSTPFGFDIDRIVDDFIFLCFFVGNDFLPHLPNLEIKDGAIDRVIKCYKELLPSFDDYLVSNGEVNFPRLSQIFVALTKGEEESFQRKIQKDAQILKKRQNLSNIVSRPNSLNLNDKTSLSHKEAADKFLAEILKPVEETTQDEEKEEDSRPTKKSKNSSASSTTTTTVKSNKKAAELIKNKLIGGGGGKEKDKEETEQDDEQSASSKKSKKRGLKVIELDDDQQQQLNIVAAENEKKLLNKKSKQQKAAQIQEEADEKEHQENDKPSLFVNSYDDSSLPTEKEIFFDNSRNIKYSEEGWRDRYYQSCFQVENEDDIKQICKSYVEGLVWVLKYYFKGCSSWGWYYPYHYSPYITDISKFFDQFEYPQYEMGEPFKPFNQLMSVLPPASCQFVPKPYQKLMGISVDGEPVEESPIIEFYPRAFRIDRGPTEPLYKGVCLLPFINSIKLLKTISKTEPLLTEEEVDRNTLGHDLMFCHKDSNINSAFKEGSVTQLPENSSKIYGTIEDVSALAKKKMPPLMDAVAFKYNNSSVPNGYSFNYSTLKGSIIPKKSITLFKPRTQNAAINRMVNNSLGGSNQYKDNQQFNGGFGNVGSGGYNNKQIGYNRFNNQNYNNNRYNNNNNNNNNNNNNNNNNNNNNNNNNNNNNNYNNYNNYNNNNNYKNNNYNNNGNYNGNNSNNYNNNNNYNNSNYNNYNNSYNNGNNYNNNNNNGNGYNSNYNNNYNNNYNNGNNNGNNYNNNYNNNYNNGNNNGFNNNNNNNYNNNNYGGYDNNNGFNNNNNNNNNNNNNNSYNYDFNNLNDPSLIDINNYGGGGNNTDLGTLVASNNNNNNINRNQQQQQPQQQQQQQQKNKFNNNSNTKNQPPAKVPMKYNPFAKSKK; this comes from the exons ATGGGTATTCCAGCTTTTTTTAGATggttaattgataaatatgGAGGATTAATTCAAGAAACAACTGAACCAAGAGAAGCAGATGGTGGTAGAAGTGTAGTTGATTTCACAACACCGAATCCAAATGGAGAGTATGATAATCTATATTTAGATATGAATGGTATTATACATCCTTGTGCACATCCAGAGAAGGGACCAAAGcctaaatcaattgaagataTGATTCAATCGATCTATGAATATTTGGATCTACTCTTTGCAATTATACGTCCAAGAAAGTTAATTTATATGGCAGTTGATGGTGTTGCACCAAGAGCAAAAATGAATCAACAACGTACTCGTAGATTTAGAGCTGCATTAGACTCACGTTtagataaagataaagaagcAGCATTATGGCGTGAAAGAATTTACGATGGTCTCGCAACTCAACAAGAATACGAACAATATATGGAAGagaagaaaaataaattcaaattcgaTTCAAATTGTATCACTCCAGGTACTTTATTTATGGATAGAGTTGCTGAATCTTTAAGAACTTATGTAGCTGAAAAATTAACAACTGATCCAGCTTGGAAAGAT gttaaaattataatttcagaTGCAAGTGTACCAGGTGAAGGTGAACATAAGATTATGGATTATGTTAGACATCAAAGAGCACAACCAGATTATGatccaaatttaaaacatattATTTATGGTTTAGATGCAGATTTAATTATGTTAGGTTTAGCAACACATGAAGTTAATTTCGATATTTTAAGAGAGTTTATTCAACCAATTGCACGTGGTGTTTGTCATAAATGTCACAAGAAAGGTCATTTAGCAATTGAATGCAAGGAGGAGGTCGATGATAGTGTTAAGGATTTCCTTgtgaaaaattatcaaattcttcaTTTACATCTATTGAAAGAGTATTTAGAATTAGAGACAAAGGTGTCAACTCCATTTGGTTTCGATATTGATAGAATCGTCGATGATTTCATTTTCCTTTGTTTCTTTGTTGGTAATGATTTCTTACCACATTTACCAAACTTGGAGATTAAAGACGGTGCAATCGATAGAGTTATCAAATGTTATAAAGAGTTGTTGCCAAGTTTCGACGATTATCTAGTGTCCAATGGTGAAGTTAATTTTCCACGTTTATCTCAAATCTTTGTTGCCCTTACAAAAGGTGAAGAAGAATCATTCCAACGTAAGATTCAAAAAGATGCTCAAATCTTAAAGAAAAGACAAAATCTATCAAATATAGTATCAAGaccaaattctttaaatcttAATGATAAAACTTCATTATCACATAAAGAAGCGGCTGATAAATTTTTAGCCGAGATTTTAAAACCAGTTGAAGAAACTACACaagatgaagaaaaagaagaagattcAAGACCaactaaaaaatcaaaaaattcttCAGCTTCTTCTACCACAACTACAACcgttaaatcaaataaaaaagcagctgaattaattaaaaataaacttattggtggtggtggtggtaaagaaaaagataaagaagagACTGAACAAGATGACGAACAATCAGCATCctcaaagaaatcaaagaaaagaGGTTTAAAAGTAATTGAATTAGATGatgatcaacaacaacaattaaatatagTTGCAGcagaaaatgaaaagaaattattaaataagaAATCTAAACAACAAAAAGCAGCACAAATACAAGAGGAAGCCGATGAAAAAGAACATcaagaaaatgataaaccATCATTATTTGTCAATAGTTATGATGATAGTAGTTTACCAACTGAAAAAGAGATCTTTTTTGATAATAgtagaaatattaaatactCTGAAGAGGGTTGGAGAGATAGATACTATCAATCATGCTTTCAagttgaaaatgaagatgacATTAAACAAATTTGTAAATCCTATGTCGAAGGTTTAGTTTGGGTATTGAAATACTATTTCAAAGGGTGCTCATCTTGGGGTTGGTATTATCCATACCATTATTCACCATACATCACCGATATCAGTAAATTCTTTGACCAATTCGAATATCCTCAATATGAAATGGGTGAGCCTTTTAAACcattcaatcaattgatgagTGTTTTGCCACCAGCAAGTTGTCAATTCGTACCAAAACCTTATCAGAAATTAATGGGTATTTCAGTCGATGGTGAACCAGTTGAGGAATCGCCAATCATCGAATTCTATCCACGTGCTTTCCGTATCGATAGAGGTCCCACTGAACCATTGTATAAGGGTGTTTGTTTATTACCATTCATCAATAGTATTAAACTTTTGAAAACTATTTCAAAAACTGAACCACTTTTAACAGAGGAAGAAGTCGATCGTAATACATTGGGTCATGATTTAATGTTTTGTCATAAGGATTCAAATATCAATAGTGCCTTTAAAGAGGGTTCCGTAACTCAATTACCTGAAAACAGTTCTAAAATCTATGGTACCATCGAGGATGTTTCTGCTTTGGCTAAAAAGAAAATGCCACCATTAATGGATGCCGTTGCtttcaaatataataattcatcagtTCCAAATGGTTACTCTTTCAATTATTCAACTCTAAAGGGTTCTATCATCCCAAAGAAATCAATAACTCTATTTAAACCACGTACTCAAAATGCTGCTATCAATAGAATGGTCAATAATTCTTTAGGTGGTTCAAATCAATATAAAGATAATCAACAATTTAATGGTGGTTTTGGTAAtgttggtagtggtggttataataataaacaaattggttataatagatttaataatcaaaattataataataacagatataataataataacaataataataacaataacaataataataataataataataacaataataataacaataataataataataataataattataataattataataattataataataataataattataaaaataataattataataataatggtaactataatggtaataatagcaataattataataataacaataattataacaatagcaattataataattataataatagttataataatggaaataactacaacaataacaataacaatggtAATGGTTATAATAGcaattacaataataattataataataattataacaatggcaataataatggtaataattataataataattataacaacAATTATAACAATGGCAATAACaatggttttaataataataataataataactataataataataactatggTGGTTATGATAACAACaatggttttaataataataataataacaataataacaataacaataataatagttataacTATGATTTTAATAACCTTAATGACCCAAgtttaattgatattaataattatggtGGCGGAGGTAATAATACTGATCTAGGAACTCTAGTTGcgtcaaataataataataataatatcaacagaaatcaacaacaacaacaaccacaacaacaacaacaacaacaacaaaaaaataaatttaataacaatagtaatactaAAAATCAACCACCAGCTAAAGTTCCAATGAAATATAATCCTTTTGCAAAgtcaaagaaataa
- the uap56 gene encoding ATP-dependent RNA helicase, with product MAETNPEVDISELAEYEEESDEEVQNDVTDTKNKTANRADTHVAMHSSGFREFLLKPELERVIGDCGFEHPSEVQNECIPQAILGTDVICQAKSGMGKTAVFVLSTLQQIDNNPNGITTLVLCNTRELAYQICDEFDRFTKYLPNVKTAVIYGGIPVQTHKDLIKEKKPNIIIGTPGRILQLASEGALSLKEIKQFILDECDTMLESLDMRKDVQKIFKLIPANKQVMMFSATLSDTIRPICKKFMNNPLEIYINDGSKLTLHGLQQYYVPITEEQKNKKLIELLDSLDFNQAVIFVKSVRRADALNKILQDIGFPSICIHRDLDQKDRIEQYRKFKNFESRIMVATNIFGRGIDIERVNVVINYDMAESADTYLHRVGRAGRFGTKGLAISFVPSKEDPVLEQVQSKFVVSIKELVATPDPSTYMSG from the exons atggccGAAACTAATCCAGAAGTTGATATCAGTGAATTAGCTGAATATGAAGAAGAGAGTGATGAAGAGGTCCAAAATGATGTTACCGATACCAAGAATAAAACTGCAAA TCGTGCTGATACACATGTTGCTATGCATTCAAGTGGTTTCAGAGAGTTCTTGTTAAAACCAGAGTTGGAAAGAGTCATTGGTGATTGTGGTTTTGAACATCCATCTGAAGTTCAAAATGAATGTATTCCACAAGCCATTCTTGGTACAGATGTCATTTGTCAAGCTAAAAGTGGTATGGGTAAAACCGCTGTTTTCGTTTTATCAACTTTACAACAAATTGATAACAATCCAAATGGT ATTACAACATTAGTATTATGTAATACTAGAGAATTAGCATATCAAATTTGTGATGAATTTGATCGTTTCACCAAATATTTACCAAATGTTAAAACTGCAGTGATTTATGGTGGTATTCCAGTTCAAACCCATAAAGATTTGATCAAAGAAAAGAAACCAAACATTATCATTGGTACCCCAGGTCGTATTTTACAATTAGCATCTGAAGGTGCACTCTCACTCAAAGAGATTAAACAATTCATTCTTGATGAATGTGATACCATGCTCGAATCATTGGATATGAGAAAGGATGTACAAAAGATCTTCAAACTCATCCCAGCCAACAAACAAGTTATGATGTTTTCAGCTACCCTCTCTGATACCATTCGTCCAATCTGTAAGAAGTTTATGAACAATCCATTGGAAATCTACATCAATGATGGTAGTAAACTCACTCTCCATGGTCTTCAACAATACTACGTACCAATCACTGAAGaacaaaagaataaaaaactCATTGAACTCTTGGATTCATTAGACTTTAATCAAGCCGTTATTTTCGTCAAATCTGTTAGACGTGCTGATGCCTTAAATAAGATCCTCCAAGATATTGGTTTCCCATCCATCTGTATTCATCGTGACCTCGATCAAAAGGATCGTATCGAACAATACCGTAAATTCAAAAACTTTGAATCTCGTATCATGGTTGCCACTAATATCTTTGGTCGTGGTATCGATATTGAACGTGTCAATGTCGTCATCAACTACGATATGGCTGAATCTGCCGATACCTATCTTCACAGAGTAGGTCGTGCTGGTCGTTTTGGTACCAAGGGTTTAGCCATTTCTTTTGTTCCTTCAAAAGAAGATCCAGTACTTGAACAAGTTCAATCTAAATTTGTTGTTTCAATTAAAGAACTTGTTGCAACCCCAGATCCAAGTACTTATATGtctggttaa
- the vps18 gene encoding 7-fold repeat in clathrin and VPS proteins repeat-containing protein: MNLNFNSTQLMNENFNDGDYSGYNNGGMMMNNNNNNNHNNHNNNHNSGMNDMRNQIEDRIFELEKIEYNKDGITSIVVNNGKMAMTTRNNYIIRLDLADSIPYEIKMNSDIYKIFCDPTGNHMVICMTNEEIYYLHTQSTSRKPKQLKIKVDLIESIAWDPAGDKNNVQTILIGTNKGKVYETVVSGVEKGYFEYLGGNAPILKLLHTFDDFEPVMGMSLERVQNKNFLMVSTPTRLYHLIAQIGSYEQLFDRYHISFDIVPEEGIPNEACGQLKFFSKSHLSLPQSYGWLVSTGIRYGDLIYGAQNPGDKFTNSPSMLFFKADQDNLNTNNTIGGGGSSNNSSSNNSNNNTPKGGNSGTNTPNHYQQLQSFQPALPPIPPVSFALSQFHFLLAYEDRFIALSKLNYQIVYEQDFRGRGTRLHSIAIDNTERTIWLCGDNALYELKITDEDRDAWRLYMEKGQFDMALAYAKEPYLPEKRDKIWQTQAEHYFKEERYELSATFFGKTHKVFEEITLKFINVGQRDALKTYLLQKLTNLSRGQETQKTIICTWLIEIFISKLNTLRDVSNKDRYNKVNSEFRQFLENFKDTLIIIKDITFNIISSHGAIEELLFYANLIEDYERVISYHIQHQQYEKALSILTTLDKPKPPPSSQQQQQQPQKNNRLGVTNVQQPEPDELYYKFCPILFHFIPYQTCEAWIQTKAGFLDPKKLIPSLMRYDHSKTPPGQPNQAIRYLQYCVNKQGNTDRPVHNYLLSLYVKQEEDGPLSDFLNDGVHFDLKYALRLCMREKKLKACVYIYSAMELFEEAVDLALLVDIDLAKENADKVRDTDEELCKKLWLRIAEHQVKKDGNIKEAMEFLKACSLLKIEDILPFFPNFTVIDDFKEEICKSLEDYNSYIDELKAAMDDATKSAQQIRKDIQNLRNKYGHVRGDQKCDICNYPVLTKRFYLFSCKHVFHSDCLITQLMKHLSPMQKQRIRELEMNIGHNHIDLLSQGAQNNQNPVISNISSILGNISGGANQAQGDENENVSQEDLDRNELDRMVGKECLYCGDIMIRSIEQPFIGLDEIETLESWEI; the protein is encoded by the exons atgaatttaaatttcaattctacccaattaatg aatgaGAATTTCAATGATGGAGATTATAGCGGATACAATAATGGAGGTATGatgatgaataataataataataataatcataataatcataataataatcataatagtGGAATGAATGATATGAGAAATCAAATTGAGGATAGAATATTTGAATTAGAgaaaattgaatataataaaGATGGTATCACATCAATTGTAgtaaataatggtaaaatGGCAATGACAAcaagaaataattatatcATTCGTTTGGATTTAGCTGATTCTATACCCTATG aaattaaaatgaatagtgatatttataaaatattttgtgATCCTACAGGTAATCATATGGTTATTTGTATGACAAATGAagagatttattatttacatacaCAATCAACATCAAGAAAACcaaaacaattaaagattaaagtcgatttaattgaatcaattgcaTGGGATCCAGCtggtgataaaaataatgttcaaacaattttaattggtacAAATAAAGGTAAAGTCTATGAAACTGTTGTTAGTGGTGTTGAAAAAGGTTATTTCGAATATCTTGGTGGTAATGccccaattttaaaattg ttacatacatttgatgattttgaacCAGTGATGGGAATGAGCTTAGAAAGagttcaaaataaaaactttttaatggTATCAACACCAACTAGATTATATCATTTAATAGCACAAATTGGATCATATGAACAATTATTCGATAGATATCATATTTCATTTGATATTGTGCCAGAGGAAGGTATACCAAATGAAGCATGTGGTCAACttaaattcttttcaaaATCACATTTGTCATTGCCACAATCATATGGTTGGTTAGTATCAACTGGTATACGTTATGGTGATTTAATTTATGGTGCACAAAATCCTGGTgataaatttacaaattcaccatcaatgttattttttaaagcagatcaagataatttaaataccaataatactattggtggtggtggtagtagcaataatagtagtagtaataattcaaataataatacaccaaAAGGTGGTAATAGTGGAACAAATACAccaaatcattatcaacaattacaatcatTTCAACCAGCATTACCACCAATACCACCAGTATCATTTGCATTAAGTCAATTCCATTTCTTATTGGCATATGAAGATAGATTCATTGCATTaagtaaattaaattatcaaatcgTTTATGAACAAGATTTTCGTGGTAGAGGTACAAGATTACATTCGATAGCAATTGATAATACCGAGAGAACCATTTGGTTATGTGGTGATAATGCTTTGTATGAATTGAAAATCACCGATGAAGATAGAGACGCTTGGAGACTTTATATGGAGAAAGGTCAATTCGATATGGCTTTAGCATATGCCAAAGAACCATATCTCCCAGAGAAACGTGATAAAATTTGGCAAACTCAAGCTGAACATTATTTCAAAGAGGAGCGTTATGAATTATCCGCTACATTCTTTGGTAAAACTCATAAGGTTTTCGAGGAGATCACATTGAAATTCATCAATGTGGGTCAGCGTGATGCTTTGAAAACTTATTTACTTCAAAAGTTAACCAATCTCAGTAGAGGTCAAGAAACTCAAAAAACTATCATTTGCACTTGGTTAATTGAAATATTCATTAGTAAATTGAATACCCTACGTGATGTCTCCAATAAAGATAGGTACAATAAGGTCAATTCAGAATTTCGTCAATTCTTGGAGAATTTCAAAGATACactcatcattattaaagatatcacattcaatattatcagtAGTCATGGTGCAATTGAAGAATTACTTTTCTAtgcaaatttaattgaagattATGAACGTGTAATTAGTTATCAtattcaacatcaacaatatGAAAAAgctttatcaattttaacaaCATTGGATAAACCaaaaccaccaccatcatcacaacagcaacaacaacagccacaaaaaaacaatagaTTAGGTGTAACAAATGTACAACAACCAGAACCAGATGAAttgtattataaattttgtCCAATTTTATTCCATTTCATACCATATCAAACTTGTGAAGCATGGATTCAAACTAAAGCAGGATTTTTAGAtccaaagaaattaattccTTCATTGATGAGATATGATCATTCAAAAACACCACCAGGTCAACCAAATCAAGCAATTCGTTACTTACAATATTGTGTAAACAAACAAGGTAATACCGATCGTCCAGTTCATAATTATTTACTCTCACTCTATGTCAAACAAGAGGAGGATGGTCCATTATCAGACTTTTTAAATGATGGTGTCCATTTCGATTTGAAATATGCTTTACGTCTTTGTATGAGagaaaaaaagttaaaagcATGTGTCTACATTTATAGTGCAATGGAATTATTCGAAGAGGCCGTTGATTTGGCATTATTGGTCGATATTGATTTAGCAAAAGAGAATGCCGATAAAGTTAGAGATACCGATGAAGAATTATGTAAAAAACTTTGGTTACGTATTGCTGAACATCAAGTAAAGAAAGATGGTAATATCAAAGAGGCAATGGAATTCTTAAAGGCATGTTCATTATTGAAGATTGAAGATATCTTACCATTCTTTCCAAATTTCACTGTTATCGATGACTTTAAAGAGGAAATTTGCAAATCATTGGAAGATTACAATTCATATATCGATGAATTAAAGGCTGCAATGGATGATGCTACAAAATCGGCTCAACAAATTCGTAAGGATATTCAAAATCTACGTAATAAATATGGTCATGTTAGAGGCGATCAAAAATGTGATATCTGTAATTATCCAGTTTTAACCAAACGTTTCTATCTCTTCTCTTGTAAACATGTTTTCCATAGCGATTGTTTAATCACTCAATTGATGAAACATCTCTCACCAATGCAAAAACAAAGAATTAGAGAGTTGGAAATGAATATTGGTCATAATCATATCGATCTTCTTTCTCAAGGCgctcaaaataatcaaaatccTGTAATTAGTAATATCTCTTCTATACTTGGTAATATTTCAGGAGGTGCTAATCAAGCTCAaggtgatgaaaatgaaaatgtttCTCAAGAAGACTTGGATCGTAATGAATTAGATAGAATGGTTGGTAAAGAATGCTTATATTGTGGTGATATAATGATTAGATCAATTGAACAACCTTTTATTGGTTTGGATGAAATTGAAACTTTAGAATCTTgggaaatttaa